A stretch of the Apteryx mantelli isolate bAptMan1 chromosome 3, bAptMan1.hap1, whole genome shotgun sequence genome encodes the following:
- the CHRM3 gene encoding muscarinic acetylcholine receptor M3, whose translation MFLTGPCRLCQRATMIMHNNSSASPLFANVSSFWNRDSHGPGLLDEAASLIGSYDFPRTTESFPFSTVRSANTSLNATSKDPLGGHTVWQVVLIAFLTGILALVTIIGNILVIVAFKVNKQLKTVNNYFLLSLACADLIIGVISMNLSTTYIIMGHWALGNLACDLWLAIDYVASNASVMNLLVISFDRYFSITRPLTYRAKRTTKRAGVMIGLAWVISFVLWAPAILFWQYFVGERTVPPGECFIQFLSEPIITFGTAIAAFYLPVTIMSILYWRIYKETEKRTKELAGLQASGSEAEAARFVHQTGSSRSCSSYELQRQSMKRSSRRKYRRCHFWLTMKSWEPNTDQGDQEHSSSDSWNNNDAAASLENSASSDEEDIAAETRAIYSIVLKLPGHSAILNSTKLPSSEDLHDSGDELQKSDTESKERKPKKLHPPKSFQDGGSFQKSFSKLPIQPGSAVELATASDGISSVAKTSAALPLSFKEATLAKKFALKTRSQITKRKRMSLIKEKKAAQTLSAILFAFIVTWTPYNIMVLVNTFCKSCIPKTVWNLGYWLCYINSTVNPVCYALCNKTFRTTFKMLLLCQCDKRKRRKQQYQQRQSVIFHKRIPREAS comes from the coding sequence ACTATGTCAGAGAGCCACAATGATCATGCACAATAACAGTTCAGCCTCCCCCCTGTTTGCAAATGTGAGCTCCTTCTGGAACAGAGATTCCCACGGACCAGGACTACTTGATGAAGCAGCATCGCTCATTGGCAGCTATGATTTCCCTCGGACAACAGAGAGTTTTCCCTTCTCCACTGTGAGATCAGCAAATACGTCCCTAAATGCCACGAGCAAAGACCCTCTGGGTGGGCACACTGTCTGGCAAGTGGTTTTGATTGCTTTCCTTACTGGGATCCTTGCACTGGTGACCATCATAGGAAACATCCTAGTGATTGTTGCATTTAAGGTTaacaaacaactgaaaacagtcaACAACTACTTCTTGCTGAGTCTTGCTTGTGCAGATTTGATCATTGGCGTTATTTCCATGAATCTCTCCACCACATACATCATCATGGGTCACTGGGCTTTGGGAAACTTGGCCTGTGATCTTTGGCTCGCCATTGACTATGTCGCCAGTAATGCCTCCGTCATGAATCTCCTTGTTATAAGTTTTGACAGGTATTTTTCCATCACTAGGCCACTTACGTATAGAGCCAAACGAACAACCAAAAGGGCTGGAGTTATGATTGGTTTAGCATGGGTCATCTCTTTTGTTCTTTGGGCCCCTGCCATCTTGTTCTGGCAATATTTTGTTGGGGAGAGGACTGTGCCTCCTGGAGAATGTTTTATCCAGTTTCTAAGTGAACCTATCATCACTTTTGGCACTGCCATAGCTGCCTTTTACTTGCCCGTCACCATTATGAGTATTTTGTATTGGAGGATCTACAAGGAGACCGAGAAACGCACCAAAGAGTTAGCAGGGCTACAGGCTTCGGGCAGCGAAGCAGAGGCAGCGCGCTTTGTACACCAAACGGGCAGCTCCCGGAGTTGCAGCAGCTACGAGCTGCAACGGCAGAGCATGAAACGCTCCTCCCGGAGGAAATATAGACGCTGCCACTTCTGGCTCACAATGAAGAGCTGGGAACCCAACACAGACCAGGGGGACCAAGAGCACAGCAGCAGTGACAGCTGGAACAACAACGATGCTGCTGCCTCTCTTGAAAATTCAGCCTCCTCCGATGAAGAAGACATCGCTGCAGAGACCAGAGCCATCTATTCGATCGTGCTGAAGCTTCCTGGTCACAGCGCCATCCTCAATTCCACAAAACTACCTTCTTCAGAAGATTTGCATGATTCAGGGGATGAACTGCAGAAATCTGACACAGAGTCGAAAGAAAGGAAACCTAAAAAATTGCACCCTCCAAAAAGTTTTCAGGATGGTGGAAGTTTCCAAAAGAGCTTTTCAAAGCTTCCAATTCAGCCAGGGTCAGCAGTAGAGTTGGCCACAGCGTCTGATGGCATTTCATCGGTGGCCAAGACATCTGCAGCCTTGCCTTTGTCCTTCAAGGAAGCAACCCTGGCAAAAAAGTTTGCCTTGAAGACCAGAAGTCAGATCACCAAGCGAAAACGAATGTCACTTATCAAAGAAAAGAAAGCGGCACAAACGCTCAGTGCCATTTTGTTTGCCTTCATCGTTACCTGGACCCCCTATAACATCATGGTTCTGGTGAACACCTTTTGCAAAAGCTGTATCCCCAAAACTGTCTGGAACCTGGGGTACTGGCTTTGCTACATCAATAGCACGGTCAACCCTGTGTGCTATGCACTGTGTAACAAAACATTCAGAACCACTTTCAAGATGTTACTGCTGTGCCAGTGTGACAAACGGAAACGACGCAAACAGCAGTATCAGCAAAGGCAGTCGGTCATTTTTCATAAGCGGATCCCTAGGGAGGCTTCATAG